ggaaggttgatgatgacgatggcgacggattcccctctccggagccccgaatagactccagatcagccctcccgagagagattagggcttggcggcggctccgtatcgtaaaacacgatgaatccttctctctgggtttttttctccccgaacgtgaatatatagagttggagttgaggtcggtggagcaccagagggcccacgaggcaggggcgcgcccagtcggtaggcgcgcaccccaccctcgtggacagggtgtgggcccctagccttgattctttcgccagtattttttatatattccaaaatattatccgttgattttcaggtcattccgagaacttttatttttgcatagaaataacaccatggccattctgctgaaaacaacgccagtccgggttagttccattcaaatcatgcaagttagagtcgaaaacaagggcaaaagtgtttgaaaaagtagatacgatggagacgtatcagaagggaACACAACTTACCTGCTCATGAGCTTGCGGTTTGGGTGAGTAATCTTGAAGGACCTCGGTGCCCAGGGAGACCAATCCAGGGAAAGCGTGAGCGAACTAGGCAAGTACCCGATGGTGGAAAGCCGATTCAGTTGGCCCTAGGATACCGAGCAGCTCCTCCAGTCCCCTTTGAGAGGGCCAAAGGGGCGTGAAGATGAAGTCGCGGTGTTGTCCATGACAACCAACTCTCTGCCGGCGATTGGATTTGAGGGGGCAAGCGAGACGCGTACAAAGCAAAGGGGGGCAATGGGTATATAAATCTTTTGCCCTTTCACCGTGGCTTTGTATGGGGATCTCTGGTCGTGGGTCGATGGGACGTTTAAGTACCACAACAGTAAATCTGCGTGTTTCCCAAGTGTCATGCCTTATATGCGTGCATAAATCAAagaaagaaaataatgataccaccTAAACATGTCTCAGGGTCTGTAACAACACCGTTTGATTGGACATGTCAATGATGGACCCCTTATCCATATGAGGGCACCGTGACCAGATGACACGCCTGAGAAACCGTCAGAGTAGGTCAGTTGACCTGTCCTTGGTAGAGGTGTActttttttcattgtttttgatATAGCTTACCACTCATGCCAAGTGGTTGGTAGAGGTGTACTTTTCTCCCAAGGAACGAGTTCGGCACAAACTCTTCGGATCGGAGGATCTTCTCCAGAATGGTGCTAATTCGGAGGAAAAGGGTGTAGGTATCGTTGAACCCGCCTGCAAGACCGAAGATGGAGGATGAAGACTAGCTCGGCGAGGCCGACGAGTGTCATCGgcttgaagaccggttcaagggATACTTATGGTGTCTGGATAAGGGGGTGCTAAGCACGTCGACTCTCAGACGTGGGCCAGGTCGAGGACCTCCAAGTGCCAAACCAGTGGGACACATTCGTGAGGCTCCTGGAGGAACCAAGATGGAATCTTTTGAAGACTTGGAGCATACTCCAAGGCACGAATGCAATCTTTAGCCTGCTTATCTTCCAATGTAACCGACCTATGTGTAACCCTAAGTATCCCCGATTACTATATAAGCCGAGGGGGTGTAGACCGTAGAGGCCAACCCATTCATactcgatctcgaggtagatcaacatgTACTATGTACCCCAttcatcaatacaatcaaagaaggatgtagggttttacctctttgagaAGGCCCAAACGTGGATAAACATCGATGTCCCCCTTTGTCATATTACCATCTAGTCAAGACTATCAGATCGGGACCCACTGCCAGAGATCTGCCGGACTCGACACTTTCATCATGGTGCATGGGGCATTATCACCACTTGGTTATTCATCTGCCATGGGTCGGTACCTATTTTTTGCACTCAAGGATTGGTGGAACTCTAATACTTTTGAACATGACGCGACTAGTCGCTTGAGATTCGGTCAAGCCATCACCTATGTGCTTTGGAATGTTTGGAAGGAGCGGAATAGACGAACGTTTAACGATGCTTCACCCACTGTGCTTGATGTGGCCTATCTGGTCATGGAGGATTTGAACCAATTGCGGTTGACTTGGGCGGCATGGAAGTAACTCTTGCACATTGTTTCTCTTTTCCCTTCTATATGAAATGGGCAGAACACCTGCCTTTACCGTAAAAAAAAGTGATTTCTTAATAGTATCCCTTCTTCCACGGCAGCATTTCCCCTCCATCGATATCTGATTCTTGTTCCTCTTCCTCCTGCTCATAAAACTGTTCCGTTCACTCCAGAGGACGTTCTATACAACTGTTCCGTGAACAGGCAACAGCACGGACGGAAAACAGTCAACAGCTGCCCTATAATAGAGACAGACAGACACGGACACACACCCGCCCACAGCTAGCCTCACCAATAGCTTCACTATCCATGGCTGCTTCACCGCCGCTCCGTCACGTGGCCATGCTCCCCTTCATGGCGAAAGGCCACGCCATGCCGCTCCTCCACCTCGCGCATCTCCTTCttggccgccgcctcgcctcggccGTCAGCTTCTTCACCACCCCGCGCAACGCGCCCTTCATCCGCGCTGGCCTCGCtggtgccggcgccggcgccgcggtCGTCGAGCTTCCGTTCCCATCCGAGCAGGACGCCCCGCAGAGCACGGACGAGCTCCCATCGTCGACCAGTCTCGTCGACTTCGTCACCGCGGTGGCGGCGCTCCAGCCGGCGTTCGCGGACGCACTCGCCAAGATCGAGCCCAGGCCGGACCTGCTCGTCCATGACGGCTTCCTCCGGTGGGCCAAGGACATCGCCGACGAGCTCGGCATGCCGCGGCTTGTCACCCTCGGCTTCGGCGGCTTCGCCACGTACGTCAACCGGGCAGTCACGACACACAGGCCGCACGCACGCGTGAGCTCGCCGTCCGAGCGGTTCCCGGTCCACGGTGTGCCGGACCTCCGCCTCACGAAGGCCGACCTCAACCCGCCGTTCGACGACCCGGAGCCTTCCGGCCCGCACTGGGACTTAATTTGCAAGAACCGCATCAGCATGTACTCCAGCCGGGGCATCATCGTCAATTCCTTCCACGAGCTGGAGTCGATCTACATCGACCTGTGGAACCGGGAGTTCGACGTCAAGATGTGGCCCATCGGACCGCTCTGTCTTGCGGCCTCCGAACCGGCAGTCCAGACCAAGGACGACCATGAGATCTCAGAGTGGCTGGACTCGAGGCTTGCCATGGGTCGGCCGGTTCTCTACGTCGCGTTCGGCTCGCAGGCCGAGCTGAGCCGGGCACAGCTGGAAGAGATCGCCGTCGGGTTGGACAGCTCCGGTGTGGACTTCCTATGGGTGGTCCGGTCCAAATGGCTCAATCCAGATGACCGGTTTAATCAGAGGTTCGGAGACAGGGGCAAGGTGGTGGAAGGTTTCATTAACCAGCTCGGAGTTCTGGGTCACAAATCAGTGAAAGGATTTTTCACCCACTGCGGATGGAACTCGGTGCTGGAGAGCATCACCATGGGCGTGCCAATACTGGCGTTCCCAATGGCGGCCGAGCAGAAGCTCAATGCCAAATTCGTCGTGGACGTGATCCATGTGGGGCTCCGAGTTCGGCCGAAGGAAGACGCCAGCAAGGGAGGTAGTGGGGTGGTTATGGGTGGAGACGTGCAGGCGTTGGCAAGGGAACTGATCTTGGGAGAGGAAGGGAAACGCGCCG
The sequence above is drawn from the Triticum aestivum cultivar Chinese Spring chromosome 7A, IWGSC CS RefSeq v2.1, whole genome shotgun sequence genome and encodes:
- the LOC123154041 gene encoding UDP-glycosyltransferase 90A1; protein product: MAASPPLRHVAMLPFMAKGHAMPLLHLAHLLLGRRLASAVSFFTTPRNAPFIRAGLAGAGAGAAVVELPFPSEQDAPQSTDELPSSTSLVDFVTAVAALQPAFADALAKIEPRPDLLVHDGFLRWAKDIADELGMPRLVTLGFGGFATYVNRAVTTHRPHARVSSPSERFPVHGVPDLRLTKADLNPPFDDPEPSGPHWDLICKNRISMYSSRGIIVNSFHELESIYIDLWNREFDVKMWPIGPLCLAASEPAVQTKDDHEISEWLDSRLAMGRPVLYVAFGSQAELSRAQLEEIAVGLDSSGVDFLWVVRSKWLNPDDRFNQRFGDRGKVVEGFINQLGVLGHKSVKGFFTHCGWNSVLESITMGVPILAFPMAAEQKLNAKFVVDVIHVGLRVRPKEDASKGGSGVVMGGDVQALARELILGEEGKRAAARAGELSMSSRKTMDIGGSSFENLARMVQEVSETHANNGE